Proteins from a genomic interval of Candidatus Gracilibacteria bacterium:
- a CDS encoding AIR carboxylase family protein, which yields MLVPLILGSTKDKEFAAKITKTLDEFGVPYKMIIASAHKVPEKVLAAIKEHDAEDSICYITVAGRSNALSGFVAANSIHPVIGCPPFADKMDMFVNIHSTLQMPSDTPVLTVIDPQNAAMAAIRILSVKDSGLRQKIKDHLLALKKSFDHA from the coding sequence ATGCTCGTCCCTCTCATCCTCGGTTCCACCAAAGACAAAGAATTTGCCGCCAAAATCACCAAAACCCTCGATGAATTCGGCGTCCCGTACAAAATGATCATTGCCTCAGCGCACAAAGTCCCGGAAAAAGTCTTGGCCGCGATCAAGGAGCACGATGCCGAAGATTCCATTTGCTACATCACCGTGGCCGGCCGATCGAACGCCTTGTCCGGATTCGTGGCTGCCAATTCCATCCATCCCGTGATCGGCTGCCCGCCATTCGCCGATAAAATGGACATGTTTGTGAACATCCATTCCACCCTGCAAATGCCGAGCGATACCCCGGTTTTAACCGTGATCGATCCCCAAAACGCTGCCATGGCCGCGATCCGCATTTTAAGCGTCAAAGACTCCGGTCTTCGCCAAAAAATCAAAGATCATCTTTTAGCCCTTAAAAAATCTTTCGATCATGCCTAG
- a CDS encoding sigma factor-like helix-turn-helix DNA-binding protein, with protein sequence MANSATSKASLDLKSLTEDLFLVLTPKEKEVVVKRFSIETGARYTLEQIGKKFGVTRERVRQIEKIALNKLRRTAGNTPLKPIANLAFEVLNKNGGVVTEEKLINEISKTLGFQGENDGSIIKLTIAITPSILHAAKSETHHPYYHLKNVSPSEVENRVKKAIQTLEKRTDVLDEGKLLTEMALASTDASPTPEFILSAVSTDVRIKKIGNTYGLMSWRHVNPKSIRDKAFIMLKKINKPLHFEEIAKAIKDEGFDKKSVTVQAVHNELIRYENFVLVGRGLYGLKEWGYQEGTVSDIIESLLAKKSPLTKQEITNGVLKQRMVKKGTISLNLQKNSQFVRIGRALYTLDVSRK encoded by the coding sequence ATGGCCAACTCTGCAACGTCCAAGGCCTCCCTTGATCTCAAGTCGCTCACCGAAGATCTCTTCTTGGTTTTAACTCCCAAGGAAAAAGAAGTCGTCGTGAAACGCTTTTCCATTGAAACCGGAGCTCGATACACTCTGGAACAAATCGGGAAAAAATTTGGAGTGACTCGTGAACGCGTTCGTCAAATCGAAAAAATCGCGCTCAATAAACTCAGACGAACCGCGGGGAATACACCGCTTAAGCCGATCGCCAATCTCGCTTTTGAAGTTCTTAATAAAAACGGGGGAGTCGTCACGGAAGAAAAATTGATCAATGAAATTTCAAAAACATTGGGATTCCAAGGAGAAAATGACGGATCGATTATTAAGCTCACCATCGCGATTACGCCTTCGATTTTGCATGCAGCAAAAAGCGAAACCCATCACCCCTACTATCACCTTAAAAACGTTTCCCCGAGCGAGGTTGAAAATCGAGTAAAAAAAGCCATTCAAACATTGGAAAAAAGAACCGATGTGCTCGACGAAGGAAAATTACTCACGGAAATGGCCTTGGCTTCCACGGACGCAAGCCCCACGCCTGAATTTATTTTGTCCGCCGTAAGCACCGATGTCCGCATCAAGAAAATCGGAAACACGTATGGACTAATGAGTTGGCGTCACGTGAATCCGAAAAGCATTCGCGACAAGGCGTTTATCATGCTTAAAAAAATCAACAAACCCCTTCATTTTGAAGAAATCGCCAAGGCGATCAAAGACGAAGGGTTTGATAAAAAATCCGTGACCGTTCAGGCGGTTCACAATGAACTCATTCGTTATGAAAATTTTGTATTGGTGGGCCGCGGATTGTACGGGCTCAAGGAATGGGGCTATCAAGAAGGAACAGTTTCCGACATCATCGAATCCCTTTTAGCGAAAAAGAGTCCCCTGACCAAACAAGAAATCACGAATGGTGTGCTCAAACAACGCATGGTCAAAAAAGGAACCATTTCTTTGAATCTTCAGAAAAATTCTCAATTCGTTCGAATCGGTCGCGCGCTTTACACTCTGGATGTTTCCAGGAAATAG
- a CDS encoding DNA cytosine methyltransferase — protein MQYTFIDLFAGIGGFHLAFHKAGAKCVFASEWDEHARKTYETNWRKISPGMFKKGNFAGDITKVNEKEMPDFDIITGGFPCQPFSHAGFKKGFTDQRGTLFHDIVRIIKEKKPRAFFLENVSHLLKHDNGKTFEVIKQTIEKDLGYSFHYKIVRASDFNLPQHRPRLFMVGFRNKNIPFEFPAPVELTKTLSEIWGGKCEKKIGYTLRVGGRGSGIHDRRNWDTYVVDGEVKRLSPHEGKKMMGFPDNFIFPVTSTQAMKQLGNSVAVNAIHAVAKQIINSLTIYDNRKQGRMERVLRVPKNSIGRKIICSR, from the coding sequence ATGCAATATACTTTTATAGATTTATTTGCGGGGATAGGAGGTTTCCATCTGGCCTTTCATAAGGCTGGCGCGAAATGCGTATTTGCAAGCGAATGGGATGAACATGCAAGAAAAACCTACGAAACAAATTGGCGAAAAATTTCACCGGGAATGTTTAAAAAAGGAAATTTCGCAGGTGATATCACGAAAGTTAACGAAAAAGAAATGCCGGATTTCGATATAATAACGGGAGGATTCCCCTGCCAGCCATTCAGTCATGCCGGATTTAAAAAAGGATTTACGGATCAAAGAGGAACTTTATTCCACGATATAGTAAGAATTATTAAAGAAAAAAAACCAAGAGCCTTTTTTCTAGAAAATGTAAGTCATTTACTCAAACATGATAATGGAAAGACTTTTGAGGTTATAAAACAAACAATAGAAAAAGATTTGGGGTATTCTTTTCACTATAAAATAGTCCGCGCATCCGATTTCAATTTACCCCAGCATCGACCTCGACTTTTTATGGTTGGATTCCGAAACAAAAACATCCCCTTTGAATTTCCCGCCCCCGTAGAACTGACAAAAACACTATCTGAAATTTGGGGCGGTAAATGCGAAAAGAAAATCGGTTATACGTTGAGGGTTGGAGGCCGTGGTTCCGGGATACATGACCGTAGAAATTGGGACACCTATGTTGTTGATGGAGAGGTAAAACGACTTAGTCCTCATGAGGGCAAAAAAATGATGGGGTTTCCGGATAATTTCATTTTCCCGGTTACTTCAACTCAGGCTATGAAACAGCTCGGGAATTCCGTTGCGGTTAACGCTATTCATGCCGTTGCAAAACAAATAATTAACTCACTTACAATTTATGATAACAGGAAACAAGGGCGAATGGAGCGAGTTTTACGCGTTCCTAAAAATTCTATCGGACGGAAAATTATTTGCAGCCGATAA
- a CDS encoding adenylosuccinate synthase yields MTTPRNLSVILGAQWGDEGKGKLVDILSENFDIVARATGGANAGHTVQITLNGEVKKFIFHLLPSGLLREHVECLIGNGCVLSIPTMLEELETLKSEGFDVENRVWISDRVALLFEYHKIVDGCQEDAKGAKKVGTTKRGIGPCYADKINRRGLRLCDLVDFAAFEEKYRANLAWHQKVYGFEYDPSAELAALKAEQKRLLGRMTDGAVFLNTALKQGKKVLLEGANAALLDIDHGTYPFVTSSNPTIGGVFTGTGMNPQYLGELIGITKAYMTRVGAGPFPTELLDDLGVKIREAGGEYGSTTGRPRRCGWFDVPLTRYSILLNGFTCLNLTKLDVLDDLDEIKVAVGYSLDGKKINHFPARLEDLARVEVEYKTLPGWKTSLNDVNSWDALPENAKNYVLALEGWLECPIRYVGVGQRRDQLIDRGATA; encoded by the coding sequence ATGACGACCCCGCGCAACCTTTCTGTGATTTTAGGTGCCCAATGGGGCGACGAAGGCAAAGGAAAGTTGGTCGATATTTTGAGTGAAAATTTTGATATTGTGGCGCGCGCAACAGGAGGGGCGAATGCCGGACACACGGTGCAAATCACGTTGAATGGCGAAGTGAAAAAATTCATTTTCCATTTGTTGCCGAGCGGGCTTTTGCGCGAGCATGTGGAGTGCCTGATTGGAAATGGGTGCGTGCTCAGCATCCCGACCATGTTGGAGGAATTGGAGACTTTGAAGAGCGAGGGATTTGATGTAGAAAATCGCGTGTGGATTTCGGACCGCGTGGCGCTGTTGTTTGAATATCATAAGATTGTGGACGGGTGCCAAGAAGATGCGAAAGGCGCGAAAAAAGTCGGGACCACGAAGCGTGGAATTGGGCCGTGCTATGCGGATAAAATCAATCGACGCGGATTGCGATTGTGCGACCTCGTTGATTTTGCGGCGTTTGAAGAAAAATATCGTGCGAATTTAGCGTGGCATCAAAAAGTGTATGGATTTGAATACGATCCGTCTGCGGAATTGGCGGCGTTGAAGGCCGAGCAAAAACGATTGCTGGGGCGCATGACCGATGGAGCGGTGTTTTTGAATACTGCGCTTAAGCAAGGCAAAAAAGTCCTGCTCGAAGGCGCGAATGCGGCGTTGCTCGACATCGACCACGGCACGTATCCGTTTGTGACTTCTTCCAATCCCACGATTGGCGGCGTGTTCACCGGAACCGGAATGAATCCTCAATATCTCGGCGAGCTCATTGGCATCACCAAAGCGTACATGACGCGTGTGGGGGCCGGGCCGTTCCCGACCGAGCTGCTCGATGATTTGGGAGTGAAAATTCGTGAAGCGGGCGGAGAATATGGTTCTACGACCGGCCGACCTCGTCGTTGCGGATGGTTTGATGTTCCCCTCACCCGCTATTCGATTTTGCTGAATGGGTTCACGTGTCTCAATTTGACCAAGCTCGATGTGCTCGACGACCTCGATGAAATCAAGGTGGCGGTGGGCTATTCGTTGGATGGCAAAAAAATCAATCATTTCCCGGCGCGACTCGAGGATTTGGCGCGAGTTGAGGTGGAATACAAGACGCTTCCGGGCTGGAAAACGTCACTCAATGATGTGAATTCTTGGGATGCGCTTCCTGAAAATGCCAAGAATTATGTTTTGGCGTTGGAAGGCTGGCTCGAGTGCCCGATTCGATATGTGGGGGTTGGGCAAAGACGCGACCAATTGATCGACCGCGGCGCTACAGCCTAA
- a CDS encoding HpaII family restriction endonuclease: MITGNKGEWSEFYAFLKILSDGKLFAADKNLQKIPEKYFDVLQIVREEAKTGKKMYDLTKRSRDIFIFDENNKIIKVVNKASISSKVEKIFERIKASTDRTFSISLANKAMEELHCTQIKAASGKKADLFLKIYDSISPTTPDLGFSIKSMLGSPSTLLNSSGSTNFVYKLSKNVNALKINSIIGSSKIRDRILEIEGGDAVIEYDHMDNEGFKKNLRMIDTMFPQMIALTLKTFFEGHGATLSEILDYLGKKQLVQKKFQLSLNDYTYKIKLFLMAVALGMTPRGEWSGRTEAHGGYIIVREDGEVVCYHLYNRDQFEEYLFENTKLETPSSSRHKFGVVYEENGEQFIKLNLQIRFLK, from the coding sequence ATGATAACAGGAAACAAGGGCGAATGGAGCGAGTTTTACGCGTTCCTAAAAATTCTATCGGACGGAAAATTATTTGCAGCCGATAAAAATCTTCAAAAAATCCCCGAAAAATATTTCGATGTTTTGCAAATTGTCCGAGAAGAAGCAAAAACGGGTAAAAAAATGTACGATTTAACGAAGCGTTCCAGGGATATTTTTATTTTTGATGAAAACAATAAAATCATAAAGGTCGTAAATAAGGCTTCCATTTCAAGTAAAGTTGAGAAAATTTTCGAAAGAATAAAAGCATCGACGGATCGAACTTTTTCAATTTCTTTGGCTAATAAAGCCATGGAAGAACTCCATTGCACGCAAATTAAGGCTGCAAGCGGGAAAAAAGCGGATTTATTTTTAAAAATATACGATAGCATTTCTCCCACCACCCCCGATTTGGGATTCAGTATTAAATCCATGCTCGGATCTCCTTCCACATTGCTTAACTCCTCGGGTTCAACGAATTTTGTTTATAAATTAAGTAAAAATGTAAACGCCCTCAAAATAAATTCGATTATTGGATCATCTAAAATTCGCGATAGAATTTTGGAAATAGAGGGGGGCGACGCAGTAATAGAATACGATCATATGGATAACGAGGGATTTAAGAAAAATTTAAGAATGATCGATACCATGTTCCCTCAAATGATCGCTTTGACTTTAAAAACATTTTTTGAAGGTCACGGGGCAACTCTCTCTGAAATTTTGGATTATTTAGGAAAAAAACAGCTTGTTCAAAAAAAATTCCAGCTTTCTCTAAACGACTACACGTATAAAATAAAGCTCTTCTTGATGGCCGTCGCTCTGGGAATGACCCCGAGAGGTGAATGGAGTGGTCGGACCGAGGCTCATGGCGGATATATTATCGTCAGGGAAGACGGTGAGGTTGTTTGTTATCATTTATATAATCGTGATCAATTCGAAGAATATCTTTTTGAAAATACAAAACTTGAAACTCCGAGTAGTTCCCGTCATAAATTCGGTGTTGTTTATGAAGAAAACGGCGAACAATTTATAAAACTTAATCTTCAAATACGCTTTTTGAAATAA
- a CDS encoding phosphoribosylaminoimidazolesuccinocarboxamide synthase → MLTTDQIRQQIPHCLAGTNFAALGERYEGKVRDNYTKDGKRILVVTDRLSAFDRVICLIPYKGQVLNQMAEFWFTQTKDICDNHVIEFPDPNVVVGKQCTPLAVEMVVRGYLTGTTSTSVWSHYKNGGRNFCGNPLEDGMKKDQKFDKPILTPSTKAEHGSHDESVAPEVLLERNVITKAEWDYLADVSLRLFERGQKIAAKQGIILVDTKYEFGKNADGKIVLIDEIHTPDSSRFWIEKTYQQHYEKGEDQDNINKEYLRLWLSEKGFKGDTETPEIPEDVKVETARRYIEAYEKITGQTFKADPCPDINARIQKNLAKYF, encoded by the coding sequence ATGCTCACTACGGATCAAATCCGCCAACAAATCCCACACTGTTTGGCAGGGACGAATTTTGCGGCGCTTGGAGAACGTTACGAAGGGAAAGTGCGCGACAATTACACCAAAGATGGAAAACGAATTCTCGTCGTAACCGACCGTCTCTCCGCGTTTGATCGAGTGATTTGTCTTATTCCGTACAAAGGCCAAGTTTTGAATCAAATGGCCGAATTTTGGTTCACTCAAACCAAAGACATTTGCGACAATCATGTGATCGAATTCCCGGACCCGAATGTGGTGGTGGGCAAACAATGCACGCCGCTCGCCGTCGAAATGGTGGTGCGCGGGTATCTCACCGGCACAACCTCAACCTCGGTTTGGAGTCATTACAAAAACGGGGGACGCAATTTCTGCGGCAACCCACTCGAAGATGGCATGAAAAAAGATCAAAAATTCGACAAACCCATCTTAACGCCTTCCACAAAAGCCGAACACGGCTCTCACGATGAATCCGTGGCTCCGGAAGTTTTATTGGAACGCAACGTGATCACCAAAGCAGAATGGGATTATCTCGCGGACGTTTCGCTTCGCTTATTCGAACGCGGTCAAAAAATCGCCGCCAAACAGGGGATTATTTTGGTGGACACCAAATATGAATTCGGAAAAAACGCGGATGGAAAAATTGTGCTCATCGATGAAATTCACACTCCGGATTCTTCCCGTTTCTGGATTGAAAAAACCTACCAACAACACTACGAAAAAGGGGAGGACCAAGACAACATCAATAAAGAATACCTCCGCTTGTGGCTTTCGGAAAAAGGATTCAAAGGCGACACCGAAACCCCGGAAATCCCGGAAGACGTAAAAGTCGAAACCGCACGCCGCTACATCGAAGCGTACGAAAAAATCACCGGCCAAACATTTAAAGCCGACCCCTGCCCGGACATCAATGCCCGCATTCAAAAGAATTTAGCGAAATACTTTTAA
- a CDS encoding histidine triad nucleotide-binding protein, with protein MDDCIFCKIIEGKIPSTFEWDDEHCVAFKDLHPKARVHLLIVPKKHIATVMDLQEGDEKIMGHLIRTAKDLGKKMGLEGYRLQFNVGHKGGQEVFHIHLHMMAA; from the coding sequence ATGGACGATTGTATTTTTTGCAAAATCATTGAAGGGAAAATCCCGTCAACCTTCGAGTGGGACGACGAGCATTGCGTGGCATTCAAGGATTTGCATCCCAAGGCTCGCGTGCATCTTTTGATTGTGCCAAAAAAACACATCGCAACCGTGATGGATCTTCAAGAAGGCGATGAAAAAATCATGGGCCACCTCATCCGCACGGCCAAAGATTTAGGAAAAAAGATGGGGTTGGAAGGCTACCGTCTGCAATTCAATGTCGGGCACAAGGGCGGGCAAGAGGTGTTTCACATTCACTTGCACATGATGGCAGCGTAA
- a CDS encoding valine--tRNA ligase, which translates to MAQIDTAYNAKKVEDALYKKWEKSGGFTPKIDPKKKPFTIALPPPNATGQLHLGHATMLAIEDIMVRFHRMKGQPTLWLPGTDHAAIATQNKVEKIIAEEGTNRHEMGRRQFLERVKKYVANSQDTIRNQMRKMGASVDWTRERYTLDDGLSEAVRDAFVKMHHDGLIYRGHRIVNWCPRCASTLADEELEYKEQKTKFYYLKYGPVVIGTARPETKFQDKIIIVHPKDKRYKKWIGKKMRVPWIDGEVEAQFVADETADMKMGTGAMTITPAHSFVDFDLAKKYGFEIVQIIDEQGKITSAGGPHFQGLPVKEAREKVIEALQQKGLVDHIDENYVHNLSVCYRCGTAVEPLVSRQWFVNVTKKIRGKSLKDRTLEAVKKGKIKIVPDRFKKVYFHWVENLRDWCISRQIWWGHQIPVWYCEDKKSPKCEEPIVGSKAPEKCPHCKGKNLKQDPDTLDTWFSSGLWTFSTLGWPKKTKDLAYFHPTSVLETGYDILFFWVIRMVLMTTYLTGEIPFETVYLHGLVRDKEGRKMSKSLGNGIDPLDMIEKYGTDAVRLSLVLGSSPGNDMRLYEEKIAGYRNFVNKIWNGARYVLMNLEKKDFDAKIDAKTLTDADAWILTRTTEVIEAATKGLNAHHLSESGTLIYDFFWSEFCDWYVEISKISPNKPVLAYVLKTILTLLHPFTPFVTEELWDRVGMDGLLMVAPWPKANPRYKLPKSKKAMQKVMAVVSTIRKMRADYKVEPGKRIKAVLYGNAHTSGLSQNRILIEQLARVDDLTIEKEGKKIKGALSEFVESVEIHLPLAGLVDVEREKTRLIEEIKNVEVYLKGLEAKLNNKGYIAHAPAMIVEQDKTRHQEAGERLRNLRGQVGELR; encoded by the coding sequence ATGGCACAAATTGATACCGCCTACAACGCGAAAAAGGTCGAAGACGCTCTTTATAAGAAGTGGGAAAAGAGTGGGGGATTCACGCCCAAAATCGATCCCAAGAAAAAACCTTTCACTATTGCTTTGCCGCCGCCCAATGCCACGGGCCAGCTTCATCTCGGTCACGCCACCATGCTCGCCATCGAGGACATCATGGTGCGTTTTCATCGAATGAAAGGCCAGCCCACGTTGTGGCTCCCGGGCACGGATCACGCCGCCATTGCCACGCAAAATAAGGTTGAAAAAATCATTGCCGAAGAAGGCACCAACCGCCACGAAATGGGGCGCCGTCAATTTCTCGAACGCGTGAAAAAATACGTGGCCAATTCGCAAGACACGATTCGAAATCAGATGCGAAAAATGGGCGCCAGCGTGGATTGGACCCGCGAACGCTACACGTTGGACGATGGGCTTTCCGAGGCCGTGCGAGACGCGTTTGTAAAAATGCACCACGACGGGCTCATTTATCGGGGCCATCGTATTGTGAACTGGTGTCCGCGTTGTGCGTCAACGTTGGCGGACGAAGAACTCGAGTACAAAGAGCAAAAAACCAAGTTTTACTATCTCAAATACGGCCCGGTTGTGATCGGAACCGCGCGTCCGGAAACCAAATTTCAGGATAAAATCATCATCGTTCACCCCAAAGACAAGCGCTACAAAAAATGGATTGGCAAGAAGATGAGGGTACCTTGGATCGACGGCGAAGTGGAGGCCCAATTTGTGGCAGACGAAACCGCAGATATGAAAATGGGAACCGGAGCCATGACCATCACTCCGGCCCACAGTTTTGTGGACTTTGATTTGGCGAAAAAATACGGATTTGAAATCGTGCAAATCATTGATGAACAAGGCAAAATCACGTCTGCCGGAGGCCCGCATTTTCAAGGCTTGCCGGTCAAGGAAGCGCGAGAAAAAGTGATCGAAGCCCTACAGCAAAAAGGACTCGTGGATCACATTGATGAAAATTACGTTCACAATTTATCCGTGTGTTACCGCTGCGGCACCGCAGTTGAGCCGTTGGTTTCAAGGCAATGGTTTGTGAATGTGACTAAAAAAATCCGCGGCAAATCGCTCAAGGATCGCACGCTCGAGGCGGTCAAAAAAGGCAAAATCAAGATCGTGCCCGATCGTTTTAAAAAAGTGTACTTTCATTGGGTCGAAAATTTGCGCGACTGGTGCATTTCCCGCCAGATTTGGTGGGGACATCAAATCCCGGTGTGGTACTGCGAAGATAAAAAATCGCCGAAATGTGAAGAGCCGATTGTTGGAAGCAAAGCCCCGGAAAAGTGCCCGCATTGCAAAGGCAAAAACCTCAAGCAAGACCCGGACACTCTCGACACCTGGTTTTCCTCGGGTTTGTGGACGTTTTCCACACTCGGCTGGCCCAAAAAGACCAAAGATCTCGCGTATTTTCACCCCACCTCTGTGCTCGAAACCGGCTACGACATCCTGTTTTTCTGGGTCATTCGCATGGTGCTCATGACCACGTATTTGACCGGAGAAATTCCGTTCGAAACCGTGTACCTTCACGGCCTGGTCCGCGACAAAGAGGGGAGGAAGATGAGCAAATCCCTGGGCAATGGCATCGACCCCCTCGACATGATTGAAAAATACGGAACCGATGCCGTGCGCCTCAGCCTTGTGCTGGGTTCGTCCCCGGGCAATGACATGCGTTTGTATGAAGAAAAAATCGCCGGGTATCGCAATTTTGTGAATAAAATCTGGAATGGCGCGAGGTATGTTCTTATGAACCTCGAAAAGAAGGACTTCGATGCAAAAATAGACGCCAAAACTTTAACCGATGCCGACGCTTGGATTCTCACCCGCACCACCGAAGTGATCGAAGCCGCAACCAAAGGCCTGAACGCCCATCATCTTTCCGAATCCGGCACCTTGATTTACGACTTTTTCTGGAGTGAATTTTGCGACTGGTATGTGGAAATCAGCAAAATCAGCCCCAACAAACCCGTGCTCGCGTATGTGCTCAAAACCATTTTGACCCTTCTGCATCCTTTCACTCCGTTTGTGACCGAGGAATTGTGGGATAGGGTGGGCATGGACGGCTTGCTCATGGTGGCACCGTGGCCCAAGGCGAACCCGCGCTACAAGCTTCCCAAATCCAAAAAAGCCATGCAAAAAGTCATGGCCGTGGTTTCTACGATTCGAAAAATGCGTGCCGACTACAAAGTCGAGCCCGGAAAACGAATCAAGGCCGTGCTGTACGGGAACGCGCACACGTCCGGCCTCAGCCAAAATCGGATCCTGATCGAGCAACTCGCGAGGGTGGATGATTTGACGATTGAGAAGGAAGGAAAAAAGATCAAAGGCGCGTTGAGTGAATTTGTGGAAAGCGTTGAAATCCATTTGCCCCTTGCCGGGTTGGTGGACGTGGAGCGCGAAAAAACCCGCCTGATTGAGGAAATCAAGAACGTCGAAGTGTATTTGAAAGGCCTCGAAGCCAAATTGAACAACAAAGGCTACATCGCCCACGCCCCGGCCATGATTGTGGAGCAAGACAAAACAAGGCATCAGGAGGCGGGGGAGAGGTTGAGGAATTTAAGGGGGCAGGTGGGGGAGCTGAGGTAG
- the nadA gene encoding quinolinate synthase NadA, whose protein sequence is MSLPLSEFSPEQRKLIAKIRDLKKEKNAIILVHNYQRPEIFEVADFIGDSLGLCEQARKTKAELIVFCGVYFMAESAAILNPDKRVVIPDPDSGCALSNMITAEQLREFKAQYPGVPVVTYVNSTAEVKAESDICCTSSNAVAVVKSLKDRRVIFAPDQNLASYVAKQVPNKEIIPWNGYCPIHSRLTAEYVAEARKNHPKAKVVAHPECREEVIAASDYCCSTSQMIQVCKEDPAPEFIILTECGMLNRLKKEIPGKQFYTVCSMCFDMKKNTLEKIIDALENETHPVTLAEPIRLRAFKAFDRMFHLK, encoded by the coding sequence ATGTCACTTCCCCTTTCCGAGTTTTCGCCCGAACAACGCAAGCTGATCGCAAAAATCCGTGATTTGAAAAAAGAAAAAAATGCGATCATTTTGGTGCACAATTATCAACGCCCCGAGATTTTTGAAGTCGCGGATTTTATTGGGGATTCGCTGGGCTTGTGCGAACAGGCGCGAAAAACCAAGGCCGAGTTGATTGTGTTTTGCGGCGTCTATTTTATGGCCGAAAGCGCTGCGATCCTCAACCCGGACAAACGCGTGGTGATTCCGGACCCGGATTCGGGGTGCGCTCTCTCAAACATGATCACGGCCGAGCAATTGCGTGAGTTTAAGGCCCAATATCCCGGGGTTCCGGTGGTGACGTATGTGAATTCCACCGCAGAGGTGAAAGCGGAATCCGATATTTGCTGTACGTCCTCCAATGCCGTGGCCGTGGTGAAATCATTAAAAGACCGACGTGTGATTTTTGCGCCGGATCAAAACTTGGCGAGTTATGTGGCGAAACAGGTTCCGAATAAGGAAATCATTCCCTGGAACGGCTATTGTCCGATTCATTCTCGCCTCACGGCCGAATATGTGGCTGAAGCCCGTAAAAATCATCCCAAAGCCAAGGTGGTGGCGCATCCGGAATGTCGAGAGGAGGTGATCGCAGCGTCGGATTATTGTTGCAGCACGAGTCAGATGATTCAAGTGTGCAAAGAGGATCCGGCCCCGGAATTTATTATTTTGACCGAGTGCGGAATGCTCAATCGTCTTAAAAAAGAGATTCCCGGGAAACAATTTTATACCGTGTGCAGCATGTGTTTTGATATGAAGAAAAATACGCTTGAAAAAATCATTGATGCGCTTGAAAACGAGACGCATCCGGTGACCCTTGCGGAACCGATTCGATTGCGTGCGTTTAAGGCGTTTGATCGTATGTTTCACCTAAAATAA
- a CDS encoding very short patch repair endonuclease: MDIFSKEKRSDIMSKVKNKGSKIEILLQKALWKEGFRYRKNSTKYFGKPDIVLPKHKVVIFVDSCFWHKCPKHYAAPATRKRFWDKKIGGNKIRDLQVTKYYKKNDWEIIRIWEHALETNLEKTLNGILSKLGSKQ; encoded by the coding sequence ATGGATATTTTTTCAAAAGAGAAACGCAGCGATATAATGTCAAAAGTTAAAAATAAGGGCAGTAAAATTGAAATTTTGCTACAAAAAGCGCTTTGGAAAGAAGGATTTCGTTACAGGAAAAATTCAACAAAATATTTCGGGAAGCCAGATATTGTTTTACCAAAACACAAAGTCGTTATTTTTGTTGATTCATGTTTTTGGCATAAATGCCCCAAACATTACGCAGCCCCGGCAACAAGAAAAAGGTTTTGGGATAAAAAAATCGGAGGGAACAAAATAAGAGATTTACAGGTGACCAAATATTATAAAAAAAACGATTGGGAAATAATTAGAATTTGGGAGCATGCGTTGGAAACCAATCTTGAGAAAACGTTAAATGGAATACTGTCAAAACTTGGAAGCAAACAATAA